The following proteins come from a genomic window of Dreissena polymorpha isolate Duluth1 chromosome 1, UMN_Dpol_1.0, whole genome shotgun sequence:
- the LOC127846082 gene encoding ammonium transporter 2-like: protein MVTLFGIVRERYTNVSDYSQLVRPGQAFLPQQILVGGQFNAKHNDIMSLFRFNVTSTQSDWVNMYTTLAETIALCPIVVILLSGVGFAMVQSGASRVENAAFPFINNLLTMALSSMSVWSVGYAIAMSEGSSVIGFGQWFSHEFETQFSSHWLVQICICTTTAHIVTAGGLERCPLHVYCMLVPAISGFGCSLAIRWVWNSDGWNQLYCPFGGVAYRDYGGSGVIHVVGGASALVLTYVIGPRYSRIRRRDAGILYTDLAGHSIPLEMLGWYLTFICLLCCNCMRVTVTCISCQTIAQVISRAVINSLIASATTALFIVIITHIITTLVGRHKFHYLPSRVLANGAICGLAAVAAGCNVYAHWAAFVVGVTSSFGYLFWSELLHLLNVDDPVGAIAVHFGGGLWGVVCVQIFAEGSGLLFADSSSQAGLALLWNVLTALLLAVGSGILTILVLQAPRILHTIPLAYRQELQGLDQLSLKQHAYPDGSKDTPFKTEVIEDSECFVNVTSGSPQSPTMSVTSPTSFALFKSPNRSKLPGNIDLFAPFHSVSATDVRSLLRSPGVKSLPSFCRSPGYLDRRVWFYSDQTLVQNQVAPGSPVIDYPQDGDPYRINFCVQLDRVHGNRCTVDDVMAFQSEAPCFLVINVLSCYQ from the exons ATGGTGACATTGTTCGGAATCGTCAGGGAGCGCTACACAAATGTGTCAGACTACAGTCAGCTGGTCAGACCCGGTCAGGCATTTCTACCGCAACAAATTCTTGTCGGTGGACAATTTAACG CGAAGCATAATGACATCATGTCTCTGTTCCGGTTCAACGTCACGTCAACACAGTCCGATTGGGTGAACATGTACACCACTCTTGCGGAAACTATCGCATTGTGTCCCATAGTCGTAATATTGC TGAGTGGAGTTGGTTTTGCAATGGTACAGAGCGGAGCATCCAGAGTGGAAAATGCAGCCTTCCCGTTCATTAACAACCTGCTTACAATGG CCCTTTCTTCCATGTCGGTCTGGAGTGTTGGTTACGCCATAGCGATGTCCGAAGGCAGCTCTGTGATCGGGTTTGGCCAATGGTTCAGTCATGAATTCGAGACCCAATTCTCCTCGCACTGGCTCGTGCAAATATGTATATGTACGACAACGGCCCACATCGTCACTGCCGGTGGACTGGAGAGGTGTCCGCTACACGTTTACTGCATGCTAGTTCCGGCTATTTCAG GTTTTGGATGTAGCCTGGCCATAAGATGGGTGTGGAACTCTGACGGCTGGAACCAACTGTACTGCCCATTCGGAGGCGTCGCTTACAGG GATTACGGAGGAAGTGGCGTCATACACGTTGTTGGCGGGGCATCTGCATTAGTGCTCACCTACGTCATCGGTCCGCGATATTCTCGTATCCGGCGGAGAGATGCAGGAATCTTGTACACTGATCTGGCTGGACACTCAATTCCG CTAGAAATGTTGGGATGGTACCTGACCTTCATCTGCCTTCTTTGCTGCAACTGTATGCGCGTCACTGTCACGTGCATCTCGTGTCAGACAATCGCGCAGGTTATCTCACGTGCTGTCATCAATAGCCTTATTGCGTCAGCTACAACGGCACTGTTCATTGTGATAATAACGCACATTATAACTACTTTAGTG GGCAGACACAAGTTTCACTACCTGCCGTCAAGAGTGCTGGCAAACGGCGCCATATGCGGATTG GCAGCTGTAGCGGCAGGCTGCAATGTTTACGCGCACTGGGCGGCTTTCGTCGTAGGCGTGACGTCATCATTCGGGTACCTGTTCTGGAGCGAACTTCTTCACTTACTTAACGTAGATGACCCAGTTGGCGCTATAGCTG TCCACTTTGGCGGAGGCCTATGGGGAGTGGTATGCGTACAGATATTTGCAGAAGGCTCTGGGCTCCTTTTTGCAGACAGTTCTAGTCAGGCGGGACTG GCTCTCCTGTGGAACGTATTGACTGCGCTGCTACTTGCAGTTGGTTCGGGGATATTGACCATTCTGGTGTTGCAAGCGCCCAGGATTCTACACACCATTCCTCTCGCATACCGCCAAGAGTTACAAG GTTTGGATCAGTTGTCTCTAAAACAACATGCGTACCCAGACGGCAGCAAAGATACCCCGTTTAAAACGGAAGTCATTGAAG ATAGCGAATGCTTTGTCAACGTGACTTCTGGTTCGCCGCAGTCTCCAACGATGTCTGTAACGTCACCGACGTCATTCGCGTTGTTTAAATCACCAAACAGGTCCAAACTACCTGGGAATATTG ATTTATTCGCACCTTTTCACAGCGTGAGTGCTACAGACGTAAGGTCGCTGCTTCGCTCACCTGGGGTGAAATCCCTGCCTTCATTTTGCCGCTCTCCGGGTTACCTTGACCGAAGGGTGTGGTTCTACAGCGACCAAACCTTGGTCCAAAACCAGGTGGCCCCTGGTTCTCCTGTCATAGACTATCCACAAGATGGAGACCCAT ACAGGATTAATTTCTGCGTCCAATTAGACCGGGtacatggaaatcgctgcacagtTGATGACGTTATGGCTTTTCAAAGCGAGGCACCCTGTTTTCTGGTGATt